The DNA sequence TTCAAATTCTAGCATAATATAATTGGAGCATAAACTAGTATTTCTAATTGaatcattttcaatatcattGCAATAGAATCAACTGCAAGTAAATCATAATCGAAGAATCTCATAGATTCAATCTGAATCATTCAGAGGCTTGCAAGTTGTAGAGACAACAGCAAACTCAAAAATGGCAATAGTTGTAAAatattctgtttcaatctttctgtCTTAATCGTACAAAAATACAGATGATCTTTCTCTGCATAACATTATGCTTCCTCTTCCAGTGGTTAACTTCAGTAAATGGGCAAAACTAACATACTTCCTCAATTAAGATACTTCCTCATTCAAGATACTTCCTCATGTGTCACTTCTAGCCCTAACTGCTGGGGAACCGTGTCACTTACCTCATTGTAAAAGCTTGTCCAGAGATCCTCCtgctgaaaataaaatgaaggGGAAAATAAACTCACCTTTACAAACCTCAAGTTTCCAGCGCATCATCCTGAACATGTAATAAATCCTCTTCAAACACTTACCAAACTTCACATGTGACTTATTACATTATTCAATCCTTTTGCACATCTATATATTTCATCTTCACTGTTTTTTGCATTTCGGATCAAAGTCTCTGCCATGCTATACCATGCCTAGAGTGCAAAAAATGCAGTTCTCTCCCCTACATTACCTGGTCAATGATGTAGTTCCTTTTCTTTCCTGCAGAAACTTCTAGCAACTTGTTTAAGCATTTGGTGGATTTGTCAATAAGAACATCCCATCTTCCAGCATAGTTCTTCTTCCTAGGTAAGCCCATCACCTAAGCAAGTAAACTTCACTTTACAAAGTAATTCCCTCCTATTTTCAGTGATTCCGAAGGTCTGTCGGACATTGGCAAATGTccggtaatttttgttttggtctgATCAATATCAATTGTTGACTGGACCAAGTGTCCGATGATTTCCCCCCCGATGAAATACATGATCAAataaattttcagtttttagCAGCATGTCCCAAAATTTACTCTGTTTTTTAGTCAATGCAAACAGAAAACCTGTTTACATTAACTCAAATATTTATCAACTTGCAATCATCTTCAATTCTCCCCGAGAGGGTGATAATACAATTGAGCAATATCCCGTGAAATTACAGACGTCTTTGAAGCGTTTGAATTAGGTAATAAATAACAAGTAAATAAAGCGTTTAAACTGATCTCAAGTAGTACTTGAACAACATGGACACGTTTGATTTGAGTTACGCGAATTGCTCGAGTTATAAAAAAACGTGTATTTCATAACACTGGTTGGAAAAGTTTACTCCACTGACAAATCTGAAGTGAAATGCTTGGGCTAATAAAGTATGTCGCTGATGTCATTCTGGgacagaaattcaaatttacatgaaagcttcctgacattttgttaaaatcatggccctcagTGGTAGGGtagggcgacaataggggatcaaaggttaACATGGGAATATGTAGgggacatctttaaaaatcttctcaagaaccactgggccagaaagttcaaatttacatgaaatattttaaagcttcctgatatagtgtaaattcaagtttgtcaaaaccatggcTCCCAAgggtaaggtggggccacaataggggattaatttgcagataaaattttggtctggtaaaatgtgatttggtccagtaataACTCAACCATTACTGGTCCAAATGTCCAGTAAGTACCAGAAGATCATGGGAAGCACTGTATTTTCCCCCAACAGTTCATTGCAtgcaagttttaaaatcatgaaaGCTTTAGACTTTAATGATACATACATCGTATATTATCAATAACTTTAGGCTGCTTCTACTAGTGTTCACATACTCATATAAAACTTGTACTATGTCATATTCACTGTAACTGTCAAAGTTCagatcaattttaaaaaaaataaaaattcataacACTCTTTAACCAGTCTttaatcctgaaatttataatttaagtcagccttgtcccaaagatgcttcataccaaatttgaaaagaattggaatagtagttatcaagaagataTACATTCTCAAGTAATCAAACTATACATTCTTAAGGTACACAAACTACCTATACAACTAAACTCACCCTCATTTTATCAATGATTAAATTAGTTCCAAGGATGTTGTACATTTTCTCTGATTGATTAGCCTTGAGTTTTTCCGCCCATGTTGTTTTTCCAGAAGCAGGGAGGCCTACcatcattatcacctgtatatttcaaatacaaattttaaatgttacAGGTGAAAGAGCTCTTCCACTATTATTTGGACAACAAAACTAAAactgaaaatatgcaaatgagAAAAACATCAGAAAGATGTCAATTAACTGtgagaaaatctttttctcattCACAAGATTACAAAGACATGTCGATTATCACTTTTGCAGGAACATATTGCAAACTATTTCTTTACCTCGCACTCTTCTTTTTTGGCTGGAGGCAATGTGCCCCTAAATCTCTCAGCCTCTGGGACTTTGCCAATGAATGTGAATTCTTCTTTTAAGGGAAACCATGGCTCTTCcttttagaaagaaaataattcatggCTCTTTAGAACATCTATATCAAGTTAAAATTTTCCTCATACATacggtatatacatacacacgCATTAGTCTGACAAGGTAATATACATTATAGAGTCGTATTCTTGCGCTATTTTCTACTTTCAAATTAAACTTATTTTCCTCTAGATACTTACCAATGCCCCAAAATTGCACTCAAATGCAACATTCTTTGTTAGAATGTGAGGAAATAATGCCTCATCATCTAATTTGGATTTCTCAAATGGAAAACAAACACCTAGATCGTCTCCATTTTTTGCAAATGATATGAAGATTTCAGCAGGATCCATATCGAAGTCCTGTAAAAACAAGCAATATTAATGAGTAACTGTAAAGTAATTTTATTGGAACTATTCTAATGTCtctattatatacatgtattttaaaaaaaagattctaGACAGGGGTctagaaattttttttacaatcaaTTGCCCATGGGCAAGTACTACCTAGAAATCCACTTGCCCAAGTTCAAAATTCACTTgcccaaaaatattttttttggtcataGATGCTATCTTGTTCACTTTTAGTTTCATTCTTGTCTTCagtaccccaccccaccccctttgcCTCTTTCTCATTTCCAGCACTAGCACCCGTTTTAGCAAAACCAAATTGAAACAAACTCActttttcacatttcatttaacaaataaagtgcaccgccacggcacatgatacgcccgtcacatattgttaacatgaacatatcaccatgaagagataggtatgcatggaaccaaatgtcaaccttcctttaagaatcttacccactttatggcctcatgtgacattgcttcaaatattgataatgtaagcttaatgatttttaaaaggatataaaaacattttcccaaatggtttcaatgaaatgattaaagtgcaagatagccctttatccaagcaaacaacttacaataaatgggagtactcaaaaaggttgatttattcaacttatcaaaaaatacatatatcagtatctgcctttgtcaaatcttcaagtataaaagtaaaatatgcatggtgatgtcaatataaataaatatagattaaaaacggttatttcaaatactggtgcatctcctatggtgtagttattaattagaaaaaaataatacatcatatatttctcaactggttgtgttagacttgagaaatgcacatctgcagctttgctcattgtattttaaggaatgaagaacaatgcacagcgtaataaaacatcaaacattagtcattatgtttattcttagactgtaaaactgtcatcttagtgagacatgacaatctgcaccttgttgttgagatataaaataaaaatatattttacaatatcatattaattcttaaactttataccaaattaactttcaaagtaatggctaccaattagaactgttctaaaatttgacagatcaattagaaggccagattcctctgcccaattcccgattgcaagagatatagatagcacctccttgatcagattgctgtaacagaaatcttctaaactcattaattaatctgtaatttgacagaatgcaatttttctgttagcaaaatgcctcctgaattgcttgataattacacccatgggacaagggaaatttctcttgttactgacacaaaagaaataatttgtttgttatatactgctgtatagtacagtgtatataatgaagaatgtgtagtttcttgaattaacattttttaatatggttattgcaatactatttcatctgttcagatttacacaaatgcccaatctgcagctttgttcattgtatatcttttttctgaacaatgccacagccataacaaaacatcaaaatactaatcattaaaataggcctttatacatattgcaaccatttgttgtcttagtgagaaatgatactctgcatgtaggttgctgagaaaaaaaattaaaaattatatagtacaatgtcaaattaattttgaaaataaagactaaccacaacaaacaaattcacaaataatttctggtatatctgcaattaagaggctaagatctctctgcccaattccctagagataaagataacacctgcttgatcatgttgatcagagatgctctacacaaaactcattaattagtcttgtcaaaatgccctttgcatgctattcccatgggacaagtggaatttctcatgttattgttagaaacaaaagaaacattacataggctaaaaaaaagctgtacagtatatcataaaaaaaatatgtgttttcttgatgtaacatttttgaatgaggttttctacaaaactcttatatgagtagggattgtaccaattataacatacttttttcaaaaaatcacttcaactaaatgtcacagtgaccttaaagtacagtgcgacacaccttctacctaagatgcataagatgaccaagtttcatgattctagatcaaatagttttcaagttatgagccggacagggttttaccatatttggccatatcttcttaattaaaagtcacagcgacctggttttaatgtgcgacacaccttctacccaagatgtatcaactgacaaagtttgattattctaggccttatagtatttaagttatgagccggacacgaaaaagctaacagacggacggacagacggacggacatgaaggccataacataatacggcctgtcttaagacgggcgtataaaaattgatattgaaaattaaactccagaagaaaacaaaacaatttagcattttttttttaaatagttggtattatttttctttcattaaaaaacCCCCACAAGAGTTCATAATTGTTTGTAAGTTTTCTTATTCTGTTGAAATATCTATTCATTTAATCACAACTAGAAACAAAGTAATCACATTTATACACAGTAGTGTGCCAAAAGTCATTCCGGAATTCTGCAGGTTATCCGGATTGGTTTTTATATTAGATAAGCAACGTTACTACCGGTAGTGAAGTGCATGCTTGCTTAGATAAATTAACAAGATGTGACAGTCATGTAGTTGTACTAATAATCTAACATGGTCAGTATCAAATTTAACTGACGTGAATAAACATTCATTCCAAATTTTATTGCTTTCCCGTGCAGGTAAGCTTATCCCTCTAGGTCGATTTCTAGAGACGACATTGCATTCTGTTTACTAACACATGTCCACctaaatataatgaatttacaacatttgaattgaatagttTAAAATCTCTACTACTTGTACAACAAATTACAAACTTGAAATATAAGCCTTGGGGTATATAATTATTGATGATAAGTTGCATAAACAACTGTAAAATTGTGCAAATCTATCTCTCATTTGTGCTCAAAAGTTGAGGCGCAAACTTCCTCAAGAGAGATTAACAATTTTTACAGAAATGAACGAGTCTCTCCACAAGTAATTTAACAAATTTGCTCATTACACACCAGATATGCTGTGATAACATCTCCCTCAGTAAATTGCTGTCCATAGTCAACAAACTTGCACTCAGAGGCTGCTTTTCCTGTACCACCATACCCAAAAGATTTGGCTTCCTCTCCTACAATATTTATATGCATACTCTACTCAAATCTGAGAAGTAAACAAAGGGAATCAACaccaaatatttgaaaagacaGTAGGGCGTAGTCATTCTTCAGATACTCAATAAGGAACAGCCAATAAcacataaatatcaaattgcaaAAGACTGAATGagttttatcatttgaaggtaCCGAAGTTCATCACATGGTATTGAGTGTTCATTTGTAAATTGTTGTTTTACGTCTGGAGAATATAagaagaatttttcactaacaTCACGATGCCACCAGTgaatgaagtgccacaaattttgacccgAGCATGACGTCTTTTATAGTGGGCTTTTATACGTTACCTAATTGCATAGATGTGGAGTTTGCTGACCAACCGACTCGGAGGACATTTGGGTGAAGCTCATCAGGTGGCAGGTGACTGGTGTCACAGTTCTCAGTCAGCTATAATTCACAAATAATGTAATAATCGCATATATAGCAGAGGGGTGTTTCAAGGTATCATACACACAGTTAATTTCATGTCTGACAAAACCCAACTTTTGTGCTTCAAATGATGAGCAAAAGCTATCTTGATATACACTAGCATTTCAAAactaatttgaaaaatttacactttatataaaaccaaaaatgttaataaataaacaaaagttaATGTTGCatttcaaatttggtaaaataaatgtttaaatcaATGAGGGAGAAGTTATCTTACTTTCACTTCAAAAGCCACTTTTCCCCCTTTGACTCCATAGTTCGCTCGAACGCCAGTCCACGTCATTGCGAAGCCTCCTTGAGTGTACGGAACAGCTGAGAGATTACCATCATTTACTTTAAGACTCAAGTCGGAGTTGACTGCAAGTTAtacaattttttaacattagTATTTTAATACATAAACTTTCCGACTCCAGCAAAAATTAAATAAGAGGTCCACaagccttattggtcacctgagtaccaGTTAatagtatcactagtcccaaagactataaaatctagaaaaaaattactGTTCCGAATatctaagggctgttccagaaatgatcaaatgggggggtcgggcggcaaatgatatttttttgtgtgggtggtcgtattttttcatattttaattggtccgtggttggactgttaaaaaaatatttattatgggtagtgggtagtttctattgttttattttgtgccacgtgggtgttgagttttcagaatatttttattgtcgctcttgtcgtgttggttacaaaacgtccgagggaaaattgaaaacgtgctttcgaaatcggaaataacatagaactattcgagttgtcgctctttgcagcgcataactttccattacggcactcttcaaattagaggcgcgtttagtagggtccctttggacgtgatggcagCGAACTCTCTTcggtagattattacagtttacagtgcatcgattttgggaatattttgaaaccaataggtattccgttttctaataaaaataggcaaaccttaattgatttatacgagggtaccgatgcgttatatttatcagtcggtgtgatggtgatatagaggcctccaggtgcgggctccattagaagacgaacgattcgtggaaaaacacatccatacccatttcatgataatagcatcgtttggactcccaatctttccaacattcccgccatagatgcctttgattgttgatgtgacatcgtctcttcagaactactgtgatacaatgtcgcacaggcattaccgcgtcattgactagaatgtttgtcccaaaaacctcgcgagatttgtaccgttttcattttttaaaatatttttgtggtgggtctggatagtttttttttttattagatgggtcattgtaaaatgagtttattaatttgatgggtcatggggtaattttttttttatgggtgcttggtatatacaaaaggtgcccccccccccccatgtatttatttctggaatagccctaagctaaattttaatattcagcTAAAATATCAAGTAGGGCTGGGATGATACAGAACCCGACCATTTCTGTTGTTCGTTGAATATTCAAGTGATCAAcgtacaagttatcttgacaatttacaagtatagttatcattctttacgaaataaacaaaccatGATGTCCAAACacttaggccaattcaacttaattagtagattatcatccagggtcactaaaaagtatggggcgggtgggagggttttattttttaaaattctgataaaaatattaaactAGACAaccgagtttttttttttcaacagaagcacatcatttaatgccagatggatgtCAATCTATGCTActttcacagacgaattccaggttaagctttaatttcaaacagaaatacaCCTAACTCCTTCCAAGATTTACGCCTGTAAGAACGCAAGCAATTAAGAAGaccatatagatctattttctctacgTGGCTTTTCATGTtactataccggaaatgtaaacaagtgtaaatactggagttggacatgaaaattttatgggatcgcaagtttcgcaatttttttttgggacaggccaatttttgaggggcggatggggatgataatctatcgattaagttgaattggccttacttTAAGTGCTAttcttttaatttatatttattttgatggtaaatttaagcaaataagacgtttagaatatctaaatccaacattatatttaatgtgacttacaaaaagtctacaagcccatcggactttctgatttttaattttcactcaCCCGAccgtaaaattcactggcctcggtctttggaccactgagttttcgtgaagactgttgTCAAATATTGAGGGATTTAATAGGAAATATGAGACAGCTTGAAGGCCTGATGTAATGTTTATACTGAATTCAAATCATTCGTCCCCATCTCTTCCTTATTTGTGGTAATTACAGGTATACATATACCAAGTCTCTAACTATACATACATCTGTCTAGAATAACATCAGTTATGGACTCCCACGAGTCATCTTCCATCTCTATCTTTTTGGGACTGTAACCTCGCCTACAAAACAGAAACTATACTTCTGAAATTCCATTTAACTAAATACAAATTGTTTCACACGTGGATGATATATTAATGcaaatttattttgatacaagttatgatacatgtacattgtactgaGATGTATTTCTATCATATCTAcacaatacacatatatatactgaACCTTTTCTCTGGAGATCTGGAGCGTGATCTGGATCGATGCCTGTCCTGACTCCTTGATCGCTTCCTGCTCCTCTTTTTATCATCTACAGTAGACAGAGAATTCCCAAACATTTACAAATTCAGCTTGAAACACCAAGCATCACAACTGAatgtaaacatttcaaaaaatcaataattaaaCTGCTCTATTTTGACATCTAATCCACCAACTTACCATCTGAGAGTTCCTCCACAGTTTTCATTTCTTCATCAGCTTCCTCTTTGACTTCCACACCATTCGCTGTTTCTGACTCATCCTGTCTCACTTCAGTTTCTGTTGCCATGGGTTCATCTTCGCCTGTAGCTGGTTCTTCCTCAGCCTTGACTGGTTCTTCCTCAGCCTTGACTGGTTCTTCCTCAGCCTTGACTGGTTCTTCCTCAGCCTTGACTGGTTCTTCTTCAGCCTTGACTGGTTCAGATTGCGATTCCTCCTGAACAGGTGCAACTTCTTCAGTTTTTGTAGCAACATCTGGCTCAGTTTCAACTACCTCTTCAGGAGCAGGTTTCTAAAATCagttgaaatgtttttaaaatactttcagGAAACAAGCTATTTAAAGATGCAAATCGAACACCAGGGACTGACAAATCCCACTGCCCAACACCTGGGGCAAGTGGATTTTCTGGTCAGGCAagtgaatttatttaaaaaccaCTTGTCCAATGGCAAATGACTTAAAAAGCTTGAACATTTACTGGTACACAAATAGGCGACAGAAGGCTGACcatgttatatattgtttaacattctgcttgagaatttttcactcacatagCAGTGCTCAAAGTcacatctgctatcaggtcgcaaaatggcAACCTAcaaatatttctggtcgccattttcaaaatttttacttgccatggtaaaagattttgtaaataagactt is a window from the Ostrea edulis chromosome 5, xbOstEdul1.1, whole genome shotgun sequence genome containing:
- the LOC125650624 gene encoding heterogeneous nuclear ribonucleoprotein U-like protein 1 isoform X2 — its product is MSDIDPNKLKVAELREELKSRGLDTKGTKPVLVKRLKKALNEEKGGSVADESVDSVADDSQESSTLDDSTAQETPTKNEQEEKASAPEKLEEESVEKPAPEEVVETEPDVATKTEEVAPVQEESQSEPVKAEEEPVKAEEEPVKAEEEPVKAEEEPVKAEEEPATGEDEPMATETEVRQDESETANGVEVKEEADEEMKTVEELSDDDKKRSRKRSRSQDRHRSRSRSRSPEKRRGYSPKKIEMEDDSWESITDVILDRFNSDLSLKVNDGNLSAVPYTQGGFAMTWTGVRANYGVKGGKVAFEVKLTENCDTSHLPPDELHPNVLRVGWSANSTSMQLGEEAKSFGYGGTGKAASECKFVDYGQQFTEGDVITAYLDFDMDPAEIFISFAKNGDDLGVCFPFEKSKLDDEALFPHILTKNVAFECNFGALEEPWFPLKEEFTFIGKVPEAERFRGTLPPAKKEECEVIMMVGLPASGKTTWAEKLKANQSEKMYNILGTNLIIDKMRVMGLPRKKNYAGRWDVLIDKSTKCLNKLLEVSAGKKRNYIIDQTNVYASARRRKMQPFEGFQRKAVVIVPTEEDYKTRLELQGKEEGKDVPEHAILEMKANFSLPEEGVLFDSIEFVEQELEPTKELVEKYNKEGKDNLPPPQKRSKFSDNRHGRDNRNRRDNRYGDRYGGGGGGGWRDNRRSGGGGWGGDRRGGRWNDRSGGSGSGGGWRGGGGGGGRDRNDRRWSGGGDRKDNRDRHGGGGGRNFGSGSYSGGGNKWSSQGNRGGNWGGNQGSWGGQGSWGGQQGSWNQGGGWGSQNQWNQSPNQGYGQWNYAQTGSGHTGQQGGWGNQNYWQQQQQQQQQYAANQQYQQWYGQQAQNYSSGSGTK
- the LOC125650624 gene encoding heterogeneous nuclear ribonucleoprotein U-like protein 1 isoform X1 yields the protein MSDIDPNKLKVAELREELKSRGLDTKGTKPVLVKRLKKALNEEKGGSVADESVDSVADDSQESSTLDDSTAQETPTKNEQEEKASAPEKLEEESVEKPAPEEVVETEPDVATKTEEVAPVQEESQSEPVKAEEEPVKAEEEPVKAEEEPVKAEEEPVKAEEEPATGEDEPMATETEVRQDESETANGVEVKEEADEEMKTVEELSDDDKKRSRKRSRSQDRHRSRSRSRSPEKRRGYSPKKIEMEDDSWESITDVILDRFNSDLSLKVNDGNLSAVPYTQGGFAMTWTGVRANYGVKGGKVAFEVKLTENCDTSHLPPDELHPNVLRVGWSANSTSMQLGEEAKSFGYGGTGKAASECKFVDYGQQFTEGDVITAYLDFDMDPAEIFISFAKNGDDLGVCFPFEKSKLDDEALFPHILTKNVAFECNFGALEEPWFPLKEEFTFIGKVPEAERFRGTLPPAKKEECEVIMMVGLPASGKTTWAEKLKANQSEKMYNILGTNLIIDKMRVMGLPRKKNYAGRWDVLIDKSTKCLNKLLEVSAGKKRNYIIDQTNVYASARRRKMQPFEGFQRKAVVIVPTEEDYKTRLELQGKEEGKDVPEHAILEMKANFSLPEEGVLFDSIEFVEQELEPTKELVEKYNKEGKDNLPPPQKRSKFSDNRHDQITTVNRIVGRDNRNRRDNRYGDRYGGGGGGGWRDNRRSGGGGWGGDRRGGRWNDRSGGSGSGGGWRGGGGGGGRDRNDRRWSGGGDRKDNRDRHGGGGGRNFGSGSYSGGGNKWSSQGNRGGNWGGNQGSWGGQGSWGGQQGSWNQGGGWGSQNQWNQSPNQGYGQWNYAQTGSGHTGQQGGWGNQNYWQQQQQQQQQYAANQQYQQWYGQQAQNYSSGSGTK